Genomic segment of Cytophagia bacterium CHB2:
GCGTGAAATGGAAATGCACCCGGACGAGGAAAAGATGATTCGCGGCTATCAGTTTCTCACGCTCAAGCCCTTGCTCTATGTCATCAACATCGCCGAGAGCAAGATTGCGCAAGCCGCGGAAATCGAAAAGAGCCTCGCTTCTCACTTAACGCCGCATTGCGCCTTGACCTCATTGAGCGCGGAAATCGAGCTTGAAATCTCAGAATTGAGCGAAGAAGATGCGGCCGTGTTCATGGCAGATTTGGGCATTCAAGAGCCGGCGCTGCACAAGCTGATTCGAACCTCGTATGAATTGCTCGGCTTGATTTCATTTTTTACGGTGGGTGAAGATGAATGCCGCTCGTGGACGATCCGGCGCGGCACTAAAGCGCAACAAGCCGCCGGCGTGATTCACTCGGATCTCGAAAAGGGCTTCATCCGCGCTGAAACCGTGCATTACGAAGATCTCATTGCGCAGGGCAACATGCACGCCTGCCGCGACAAAGGCCTGCTGCGGTTGGAAGGAAAAGAGTATGTCGTGAAAGACGGCGATATTTTGAATATTCGCTTCAATGTGTGACCGAGGAGGTGGAGCCGGCTAGCAGTTCTTATGCCCCAAGCAATGGGTTATACAAAGAGAAAACGGAGATACCCCCCTTAACCTGAATTATTCATAAAACCTCAACCACGAAGGCACAAAGGCACGAAGAACAAAAACTTTTTAAACCGTGGCGGTAAAAAACTGAGTTTTTGCCGTCAAGTGTTCGTGCTTATCAAAAATCAAAGCTTTGGGTCGTGGTGCCATCGTTGTTAAGAATAATTCAGGTTTAAGAAAATCTCCGTTCACTCTGTTTTCTCGTGTTAAACTGGCTTTGAAAAGCCAAACCTCTTGCTACCAGACACTTTTTCTTTAGCCACGGATGAACACGGATTTTCACTGATTTTTTTCTATGTCTTGTAATAGTTTCTTTCAAAAAATCTCTGAAGCGTCTGAAATCCGTGTAGATCCGTGTAAATCAGTGGCTAAAAGTCCTATTTCTGAAAAGTGTCCGGTAGCAAAGCCAAACCTCTAAACTAAAATTTGGAGGCTGCCGATGG
This window contains:
- the ychF gene encoding redox-regulated ATPase YchF, which codes for MQIGIVGLPFAGKTTIFSTLLKHKSTEAGFHKPEMERGVVKVPDERLDRLTAMFNPKKKVNAVIEYVKVQGVDSGGDKPLALSAQFLANLKNVDAIMVVVRDFENELAPHPLNRIDPNQDIRFINSEFLISDLSVVETRIERLEKGLAKIKDEQQARELALMKRFQQQLEQEKPLREMEMHPDEEKMIRGYQFLTLKPLLYVINIAESKIAQAAEIEKSLASHLTPHCALTSLSAEIELEISELSEEDAAVFMADLGIQEPALHKLIRTSYELLGLISFFTVGEDECRSWTIRRGTKAQQAAGVIHSDLEKGFIRAETVHYEDLIAQGNMHACRDKGLLRLEGKEYVVKDGDILNIRFNV